One genomic window of Ziziphus jujuba cultivar Dongzao chromosome 4, ASM3175591v1 includes the following:
- the LOC107415161 gene encoding sister chromatid cohesion 1 protein 2 isoform X3: MFHSQCLLSGKGPLGAIWVAAYFSKKLKKAQVTQTDISSSIDKILQDALHFVTYRVLGYLLLGVVRIYSKKVEYLFDDCHKVLIRINDFVVGTKENANTETLRAPYFSITLPERFELDAFDLEILEDTSIGNVVPREEITLKDGTSENLVVGQYALDMYCCDKIATSQSTCSASYNLVEEILSSCLMNINMDLGTSHNLNRSKTSMEKLQEIRFSEEECMDLEMFYGIEEPHNPVNPNAEDKTDKEKIKDPKISASEDGMHGEASIEKFRDSSFNQERFGGEPPYHIEPYSQDPKIGQEQMKVSEFAPLGNEMYQIVRGDHNSNNSLAEVEKLQDYTHASEECMGHAMFSGTEEPQELVRLGPFDEENHDDGEQMFLEMANRECQTIMEDRPLSIALDGTPKSKVPDSLDATTPQFMVIPTPTTKERARVSRKRKCVIDDIIVLPNEVVRKSIHDASDLVSKRRKVPHTPLAAWKACGNRNISRCFLGPLVPFVSLEIRSLFCEKKLKVIESAQTVGPPEKLDIPESLNVGGSEQISIAPETPVQHSTSMRTFKSPGSPEALEFDGERHAAFEIVEKEQSLCRDPQFDLNLYEEIDSCLEDNPEMHGCSGRTRIVARYLHRSFLNQKKQREKEVVNLLPTVEGRNKKESARLFYEILVLKTEGYVDVKQDDSYGDILVWKLPRWDQICGDDDQ; the protein is encoded by the exons atgtTTCACTCACAGTGTCTTCTATCAGGGAAAGGACCTCTAGGCGCCATTTGGGTCGCTGCTTATTTTTCCAAGAAGCTCAAGAAAGCTCAGGTCACTCAGACTGACATTTCCTCCTCTATCG ATAAGATTTTGCAAGATGCATTACATTTCGTCACATATAGAGTCTTGGGCTACCTGCTTCTTGGTGTTGTCCGAATATACTCCAAAAAAGTTGAGTATCTTTTCGATGACTGTCATAAGGTGCTGATTCGAATAAATGACTTTGTGGTTGGTACGAAAGAAAATGCAAATACAGAGACCTTACGTGCGCCTTATTTTTCTATTACTCTACCAGAAAGATTTGAACTTGATGCTTTTGATCTGGAGATCCTTGAAGACACTAGCAT AGGCAATGTGGTGCCCCGTGAAGAGATAACACTTAAAG ATGGTACATCAGAAAATCTTGTAGTTGGGCAATACGCTTTAGACATG TATTGTTGTGACAAAATTGCTACTTCTCAGAGTACTTGCTCTGCTAGCTACAATCTGGTGGAAGA AATTCTTTCGTCTTGCCTGATGAACATTAATATGGACTTAGGAACATCACATAATCTTAATCGCTCAAAGACGAGCATGGAGAAGCTTCAAGAAATTAGGTTCTCTGAGGAAGAATGTATGGATCTTGAGATGTTTTATGGAATTGAAGAACCTCATAATCCAGTTAATCCAAATGCTGAAGATAAAACTGATAAAGAGAAGATAAAGGACCCAAAAATATCTGCATCTGAGGATGGAATGCATGGAGAAGCAAGCATAGAAAAGTTTCGAGACAGTAGTTTCAATCAAGAAAGGTTTGGGGGAGAACCTCCTTATCATATTGAACCCTATAGTCAAGATCCCAAAATTGGTCAAGAGCAGATGAAGGTCTCAGAATTTGCACCACTGGGCAATGAAATGTACCAGATTGTTAGAGGGGACCATAATTCAAACAATTCACTGGCTGAAGTGGAGAAGCTTCAAGATTATACACATGCTTCTGAGGAGTGCATGGGCCATGCTATGTTTTCTGGTACCGAGGAACCTCAAGAACTAGTTAGACTTGGACCATTTGATGAAGAGAATCATGATGATGGAGAACAAATGTTCCTTGAAATGGCAAATAGAGAATGTCAGACAATAATGGAAGACCGTCCATTGTCCATTGCACTTGATGGGACGCCTAAATCTAAAGTTCCAGATTCTTTAG ATGCTACCACACCGCAATTCATGGTTATTCCTACACCAACTACCAAAGAGCGTGCTCGAGTTTCTAGGAAAAGGAAATGTGTCATTGATGATATTATAGTGCTCCCTAATGA GGTAGTTAGGAAAAGCATACATGATGCCAGCGACTTGGTTTCTAAACGAAGGAAGGTTCCTCATACTCCACTTGCTGCCTGGAAAGCTTGTGGAAATAGAAATATCTCCCGTTGTTTCTTGGGGCCTTTAGTGCCTT TTGTTTCCTTGGAGATTAGATCCCTCTTCTGTGAAAAGAAACTAAAGGTTATAGAATCTGCTCAAACTGTGGGTCCTCCAGAAAAGTTAGACATTCCAGAGTCTCTAAATGTTGGTGGATCTGAGCAAATATCAATTGCTCCAGAAACACCTGTTCAGCACTCCACATCAATGAGAACATTTAAGAGCCCAGGAAGCCCTGAAGCTCTTGAATTTGATGGAGAAAGACATGCGGCATTTGAAATTGTGGAGAAAGAGCAATCTCTTTGCAGGGATCCACAATTTGATCTTAATCTATATGAG GAGATAGATTCATGTTTAGAAGATAACCCGGAAATGC ATGGATGTTCAGGGAGAACCAG AATTGTGGCAAGGTATTTGCATAGAAGTTTTCTAAAccaaaagaaacaaagagagaAGGAGGTGGTGAACTTGTTGCCAACTGTGGAAGgaagaaacaagaaagaaagtgCAAGATTATTCTATGAGATACTG GTTTTGAAAACAGAAGGGTATGTGGACGTGAAGCAAGATGATAGTTATGGTGACATTTTGGTCTGGAAACTTCCCAGATGGGACCAAATTTGTGGAGATGATGATCAATAG
- the LOC107415161 gene encoding sister chromatid cohesion 1 protein 2 isoform X5 produces the protein MYCCDKIATSQSTCSASYNLVEEILSSCLMNINMDLGTSHNLNRSKTSMEKLQEIRFSEEECMDLEMFYGIEEPHNPVNPNAEDKTDKEKIKDPKISASEDGMHGEASIEKFRDSSFNQERFGGEPPYHIEPYSQDPKIGQEQMKVSEFAPLGNEMYQIVRGDHNSNNSLAEVEKLQDYTHASEECMGHAMFSGTEEPQELVRLGPFDEENHDDGEQMFLEMANRECQTIMEDRPLSIALDGTPKSKVPDSLDATTPQFMVIPTPTTKERARVSRKRKCVIDDIIVLPNEVVRKSIHDASDLVSKRRKVPHTPLAAWKACGNRNISRCFLGPLVPCKFAIANDFVLWFLFLLQSLLTILSVVVSLEIRSLFCEKKLKVIESAQTVGPPEKLDIPESLNVGGSEQISIAPETPVQHSTSMRTFKSPGSPEALEFDGERHAAFEIVEKEQSLCRDPQFDLNLYEEIDSCLEDNPEMHGCSGRTRIVARYLHRSFLNQKKQREKEVVNLLPTVEGRNKKESARLFYEILVLKTEGYVDVKQDDSYGDILVWKLPRWDQICGDDDQ, from the exons ATG TATTGTTGTGACAAAATTGCTACTTCTCAGAGTACTTGCTCTGCTAGCTACAATCTGGTGGAAGA AATTCTTTCGTCTTGCCTGATGAACATTAATATGGACTTAGGAACATCACATAATCTTAATCGCTCAAAGACGAGCATGGAGAAGCTTCAAGAAATTAGGTTCTCTGAGGAAGAATGTATGGATCTTGAGATGTTTTATGGAATTGAAGAACCTCATAATCCAGTTAATCCAAATGCTGAAGATAAAACTGATAAAGAGAAGATAAAGGACCCAAAAATATCTGCATCTGAGGATGGAATGCATGGAGAAGCAAGCATAGAAAAGTTTCGAGACAGTAGTTTCAATCAAGAAAGGTTTGGGGGAGAACCTCCTTATCATATTGAACCCTATAGTCAAGATCCCAAAATTGGTCAAGAGCAGATGAAGGTCTCAGAATTTGCACCACTGGGCAATGAAATGTACCAGATTGTTAGAGGGGACCATAATTCAAACAATTCACTGGCTGAAGTGGAGAAGCTTCAAGATTATACACATGCTTCTGAGGAGTGCATGGGCCATGCTATGTTTTCTGGTACCGAGGAACCTCAAGAACTAGTTAGACTTGGACCATTTGATGAAGAGAATCATGATGATGGAGAACAAATGTTCCTTGAAATGGCAAATAGAGAATGTCAGACAATAATGGAAGACCGTCCATTGTCCATTGCACTTGATGGGACGCCTAAATCTAAAGTTCCAGATTCTTTAG ATGCTACCACACCGCAATTCATGGTTATTCCTACACCAACTACCAAAGAGCGTGCTCGAGTTTCTAGGAAAAGGAAATGTGTCATTGATGATATTATAGTGCTCCCTAATGA GGTAGTTAGGAAAAGCATACATGATGCCAGCGACTTGGTTTCTAAACGAAGGAAGGTTCCTCATACTCCACTTGCTGCCTGGAAAGCTTGTGGAAATAGAAATATCTCCCGTTGTTTCTTGGGGCCTTTAGTGCCTTGTAAGTTTGCTATCGCTAATGACTTTGTTctttggtttttatttcttCTGCAATCTTTACTAACCATACTTTCAGTAGTTGTTTCCTTGGAGATTAGATCCCTCTTCTGTGAAAAGAAACTAAAGGTTATAGAATCTGCTCAAACTGTGGGTCCTCCAGAAAAGTTAGACATTCCAGAGTCTCTAAATGTTGGTGGATCTGAGCAAATATCAATTGCTCCAGAAACACCTGTTCAGCACTCCACATCAATGAGAACATTTAAGAGCCCAGGAAGCCCTGAAGCTCTTGAATTTGATGGAGAAAGACATGCGGCATTTGAAATTGTGGAGAAAGAGCAATCTCTTTGCAGGGATCCACAATTTGATCTTAATCTATATGAG GAGATAGATTCATGTTTAGAAGATAACCCGGAAATGC ATGGATGTTCAGGGAGAACCAG AATTGTGGCAAGGTATTTGCATAGAAGTTTTCTAAAccaaaagaaacaaagagagaAGGAGGTGGTGAACTTGTTGCCAACTGTGGAAGgaagaaacaagaaagaaagtgCAAGATTATTCTATGAGATACTG GTTTTGAAAACAGAAGGGTATGTGGACGTGAAGCAAGATGATAGTTATGGTGACATTTTGGTCTGGAAACTTCCCAGATGGGACCAAATTTGTGGAGATGATGATCAATAG
- the LOC107415161 gene encoding sister chromatid cohesion 1 protein 2 isoform X2, which yields MFHSQCLLSGKGPLGAIWVAAYFSKKLKKAQVTQTDISSSIDKILQDALHFVTYRVLGYLLLGVVRIYSKKVEYLFDDCHKVLIRINDFVVGTKENANTETLRAPYFSITLPERFELDAFDLEILEDTSIGNVVPREEITLKDGTSENLVVGQYALDMYCCDKIATSQSTCSASYNLVEEILSSCLMNINMDLGTSHNLNRSKTSMEKLQEIRFSEEECMDLEMFYGIEEPHNPVNPNAEDKTDKEKIKDPKISASEDGMHGEASIEKFRDSSFNQERFGGEPPYHIEPYSQDPKIGQEQMKVSEFAPLGNEMYQIVRGDHNSNNSLAEVEKLQDYTHASEECMGHAMFSGTEEPQELVRLGPFDEENHDDGEQMFLEMANRECQTIMEDRPLSIALDGTPKSKVPDSLDATTPQFMVIPTPTTKERARVSRKRKCVIDDIIVLPNEVVRKSIHDASDLVSKRRKVPHTPLAAWKACGNRNISRCFLGPLVPLVVSLEIRSLFCEKKLKVIESAQTVGPPEKLDIPESLNVGGSEQISIAPETPVQHSTSMRTFKSPGSPEALEFDGERHAAFEIVEKEQSLCRDPQFDLNLYEEIDSCLEDNPEMHGCSGRTRIVARYLHRSFLNQKKQREKEVVNLLPTVEGRNKKESARLFYEILVLKTEGYVDVKQDDSYGDILVWKLPRWDQICGDDDQ from the exons atgtTTCACTCACAGTGTCTTCTATCAGGGAAAGGACCTCTAGGCGCCATTTGGGTCGCTGCTTATTTTTCCAAGAAGCTCAAGAAAGCTCAGGTCACTCAGACTGACATTTCCTCCTCTATCG ATAAGATTTTGCAAGATGCATTACATTTCGTCACATATAGAGTCTTGGGCTACCTGCTTCTTGGTGTTGTCCGAATATACTCCAAAAAAGTTGAGTATCTTTTCGATGACTGTCATAAGGTGCTGATTCGAATAAATGACTTTGTGGTTGGTACGAAAGAAAATGCAAATACAGAGACCTTACGTGCGCCTTATTTTTCTATTACTCTACCAGAAAGATTTGAACTTGATGCTTTTGATCTGGAGATCCTTGAAGACACTAGCAT AGGCAATGTGGTGCCCCGTGAAGAGATAACACTTAAAG ATGGTACATCAGAAAATCTTGTAGTTGGGCAATACGCTTTAGACATG TATTGTTGTGACAAAATTGCTACTTCTCAGAGTACTTGCTCTGCTAGCTACAATCTGGTGGAAGA AATTCTTTCGTCTTGCCTGATGAACATTAATATGGACTTAGGAACATCACATAATCTTAATCGCTCAAAGACGAGCATGGAGAAGCTTCAAGAAATTAGGTTCTCTGAGGAAGAATGTATGGATCTTGAGATGTTTTATGGAATTGAAGAACCTCATAATCCAGTTAATCCAAATGCTGAAGATAAAACTGATAAAGAGAAGATAAAGGACCCAAAAATATCTGCATCTGAGGATGGAATGCATGGAGAAGCAAGCATAGAAAAGTTTCGAGACAGTAGTTTCAATCAAGAAAGGTTTGGGGGAGAACCTCCTTATCATATTGAACCCTATAGTCAAGATCCCAAAATTGGTCAAGAGCAGATGAAGGTCTCAGAATTTGCACCACTGGGCAATGAAATGTACCAGATTGTTAGAGGGGACCATAATTCAAACAATTCACTGGCTGAAGTGGAGAAGCTTCAAGATTATACACATGCTTCTGAGGAGTGCATGGGCCATGCTATGTTTTCTGGTACCGAGGAACCTCAAGAACTAGTTAGACTTGGACCATTTGATGAAGAGAATCATGATGATGGAGAACAAATGTTCCTTGAAATGGCAAATAGAGAATGTCAGACAATAATGGAAGACCGTCCATTGTCCATTGCACTTGATGGGACGCCTAAATCTAAAGTTCCAGATTCTTTAG ATGCTACCACACCGCAATTCATGGTTATTCCTACACCAACTACCAAAGAGCGTGCTCGAGTTTCTAGGAAAAGGAAATGTGTCATTGATGATATTATAGTGCTCCCTAATGA GGTAGTTAGGAAAAGCATACATGATGCCAGCGACTTGGTTTCTAAACGAAGGAAGGTTCCTCATACTCCACTTGCTGCCTGGAAAGCTTGTGGAAATAGAAATATCTCCCGTTGTTTCTTGGGGCCTTTAGTGCCTT TAGTTGTTTCCTTGGAGATTAGATCCCTCTTCTGTGAAAAGAAACTAAAGGTTATAGAATCTGCTCAAACTGTGGGTCCTCCAGAAAAGTTAGACATTCCAGAGTCTCTAAATGTTGGTGGATCTGAGCAAATATCAATTGCTCCAGAAACACCTGTTCAGCACTCCACATCAATGAGAACATTTAAGAGCCCAGGAAGCCCTGAAGCTCTTGAATTTGATGGAGAAAGACATGCGGCATTTGAAATTGTGGAGAAAGAGCAATCTCTTTGCAGGGATCCACAATTTGATCTTAATCTATATGAG GAGATAGATTCATGTTTAGAAGATAACCCGGAAATGC ATGGATGTTCAGGGAGAACCAG AATTGTGGCAAGGTATTTGCATAGAAGTTTTCTAAAccaaaagaaacaaagagagaAGGAGGTGGTGAACTTGTTGCCAACTGTGGAAGgaagaaacaagaaagaaagtgCAAGATTATTCTATGAGATACTG GTTTTGAAAACAGAAGGGTATGTGGACGTGAAGCAAGATGATAGTTATGGTGACATTTTGGTCTGGAAACTTCCCAGATGGGACCAAATTTGTGGAGATGATGATCAATAG
- the LOC107415161 gene encoding sister chromatid cohesion 1 protein 2 isoform X4, whose translation MFHSQCLLSGKGPLGAIWVAAYFSKKLKKAQVTQTDISSSIDKILQDALHFVTYRVLGYLLLGVVRIYSKKVEYLFDDCHKKDLNLMLLIWRSLKTLACNVVPREEITLKDGTSENLVVGQYALDMYCCDKIATSQSTCSASYNLVEEILSSCLMNINMDLGTSHNLNRSKTSMEKLQEIRFSEEECMDLEMFYGIEEPHNPVNPNAEDKTDKEKIKDPKISASEDGMHGEASIEKFRDSSFNQERFGGEPPYHIEPYSQDPKIGQEQMKVSEFAPLGNEMYQIVRGDHNSNNSLAEVEKLQDYTHASEECMGHAMFSGTEEPQELVRLGPFDEENHDDGEQMFLEMANRECQTIMEDRPLSIALDGTPKSKVPDSLDATTPQFMVIPTPTTKERARVSRKRKCVIDDIIVLPNEVVRKSIHDASDLVSKRRKVPHTPLAAWKACGNRNISRCFLGPLVPCKFAIANDFVLWFLFLLQSLLTILSVVVSLEIRSLFCEKKLKVIESAQTVGPPEKLDIPESLNVGGSEQISIAPETPVQHSTSMRTFKSPGSPEALEFDGERHAAFEIVEKEQSLCRDPQFDLNLYEEIDSCLEDNPEMHGCSGRTRIVARYLHRSFLNQKKQREKEVVNLLPTVEGRNKKESARLFYEILVLKTEGYVDVKQDDSYGDILVWKLPRWDQICGDDDQ comes from the exons atgtTTCACTCACAGTGTCTTCTATCAGGGAAAGGACCTCTAGGCGCCATTTGGGTCGCTGCTTATTTTTCCAAGAAGCTCAAGAAAGCTCAGGTCACTCAGACTGACATTTCCTCCTCTATCG ATAAGATTTTGCAAGATGCATTACATTTCGTCACATATAGAGTCTTGGGCTACCTGCTTCTTGGTGTTGTCCGAATATACTCCAAAAAAGTTGAGTATCTTTTCGATGACTGTCATAAG AAAGATTTGAACTTGATGCTTTTGATCTGGAGATCCTTGAAGACACTAGCAT GCAATGTGGTGCCCCGTGAAGAGATAACACTTAAAG ATGGTACATCAGAAAATCTTGTAGTTGGGCAATACGCTTTAGACATG TATTGTTGTGACAAAATTGCTACTTCTCAGAGTACTTGCTCTGCTAGCTACAATCTGGTGGAAGA AATTCTTTCGTCTTGCCTGATGAACATTAATATGGACTTAGGAACATCACATAATCTTAATCGCTCAAAGACGAGCATGGAGAAGCTTCAAGAAATTAGGTTCTCTGAGGAAGAATGTATGGATCTTGAGATGTTTTATGGAATTGAAGAACCTCATAATCCAGTTAATCCAAATGCTGAAGATAAAACTGATAAAGAGAAGATAAAGGACCCAAAAATATCTGCATCTGAGGATGGAATGCATGGAGAAGCAAGCATAGAAAAGTTTCGAGACAGTAGTTTCAATCAAGAAAGGTTTGGGGGAGAACCTCCTTATCATATTGAACCCTATAGTCAAGATCCCAAAATTGGTCAAGAGCAGATGAAGGTCTCAGAATTTGCACCACTGGGCAATGAAATGTACCAGATTGTTAGAGGGGACCATAATTCAAACAATTCACTGGCTGAAGTGGAGAAGCTTCAAGATTATACACATGCTTCTGAGGAGTGCATGGGCCATGCTATGTTTTCTGGTACCGAGGAACCTCAAGAACTAGTTAGACTTGGACCATTTGATGAAGAGAATCATGATGATGGAGAACAAATGTTCCTTGAAATGGCAAATAGAGAATGTCAGACAATAATGGAAGACCGTCCATTGTCCATTGCACTTGATGGGACGCCTAAATCTAAAGTTCCAGATTCTTTAG ATGCTACCACACCGCAATTCATGGTTATTCCTACACCAACTACCAAAGAGCGTGCTCGAGTTTCTAGGAAAAGGAAATGTGTCATTGATGATATTATAGTGCTCCCTAATGA GGTAGTTAGGAAAAGCATACATGATGCCAGCGACTTGGTTTCTAAACGAAGGAAGGTTCCTCATACTCCACTTGCTGCCTGGAAAGCTTGTGGAAATAGAAATATCTCCCGTTGTTTCTTGGGGCCTTTAGTGCCTTGTAAGTTTGCTATCGCTAATGACTTTGTTctttggtttttatttcttCTGCAATCTTTACTAACCATACTTTCAGTAGTTGTTTCCTTGGAGATTAGATCCCTCTTCTGTGAAAAGAAACTAAAGGTTATAGAATCTGCTCAAACTGTGGGTCCTCCAGAAAAGTTAGACATTCCAGAGTCTCTAAATGTTGGTGGATCTGAGCAAATATCAATTGCTCCAGAAACACCTGTTCAGCACTCCACATCAATGAGAACATTTAAGAGCCCAGGAAGCCCTGAAGCTCTTGAATTTGATGGAGAAAGACATGCGGCATTTGAAATTGTGGAGAAAGAGCAATCTCTTTGCAGGGATCCACAATTTGATCTTAATCTATATGAG GAGATAGATTCATGTTTAGAAGATAACCCGGAAATGC ATGGATGTTCAGGGAGAACCAG AATTGTGGCAAGGTATTTGCATAGAAGTTTTCTAAAccaaaagaaacaaagagagaAGGAGGTGGTGAACTTGTTGCCAACTGTGGAAGgaagaaacaagaaagaaagtgCAAGATTATTCTATGAGATACTG GTTTTGAAAACAGAAGGGTATGTGGACGTGAAGCAAGATGATAGTTATGGTGACATTTTGGTCTGGAAACTTCCCAGATGGGACCAAATTTGTGGAGATGATGATCAATAG
- the LOC107415161 gene encoding sister chromatid cohesion 1 protein 2 isoform X1 — MFHSQCLLSGKGPLGAIWVAAYFSKKLKKAQVTQTDISSSIDKILQDALHFVTYRVLGYLLLGVVRIYSKKVEYLFDDCHKVLIRINDFVVGTKENANTETLRAPYFSITLPERFELDAFDLEILEDTSIGNVVPREEITLKDGTSENLVVGQYALDMYCCDKIATSQSTCSASYNLVEEILSSCLMNINMDLGTSHNLNRSKTSMEKLQEIRFSEEECMDLEMFYGIEEPHNPVNPNAEDKTDKEKIKDPKISASEDGMHGEASIEKFRDSSFNQERFGGEPPYHIEPYSQDPKIGQEQMKVSEFAPLGNEMYQIVRGDHNSNNSLAEVEKLQDYTHASEECMGHAMFSGTEEPQELVRLGPFDEENHDDGEQMFLEMANRECQTIMEDRPLSIALDGTPKSKVPDSLDATTPQFMVIPTPTTKERARVSRKRKCVIDDIIVLPNEVVRKSIHDASDLVSKRRKVPHTPLAAWKACGNRNISRCFLGPLVPCKFAIANDFVLWFLFLLQSLLTILSVVVSLEIRSLFCEKKLKVIESAQTVGPPEKLDIPESLNVGGSEQISIAPETPVQHSTSMRTFKSPGSPEALEFDGERHAAFEIVEKEQSLCRDPQFDLNLYEEIDSCLEDNPEMHGCSGRTRIVARYLHRSFLNQKKQREKEVVNLLPTVEGRNKKESARLFYEILVLKTEGYVDVKQDDSYGDILVWKLPRWDQICGDDDQ; from the exons atgtTTCACTCACAGTGTCTTCTATCAGGGAAAGGACCTCTAGGCGCCATTTGGGTCGCTGCTTATTTTTCCAAGAAGCTCAAGAAAGCTCAGGTCACTCAGACTGACATTTCCTCCTCTATCG ATAAGATTTTGCAAGATGCATTACATTTCGTCACATATAGAGTCTTGGGCTACCTGCTTCTTGGTGTTGTCCGAATATACTCCAAAAAAGTTGAGTATCTTTTCGATGACTGTCATAAGGTGCTGATTCGAATAAATGACTTTGTGGTTGGTACGAAAGAAAATGCAAATACAGAGACCTTACGTGCGCCTTATTTTTCTATTACTCTACCAGAAAGATTTGAACTTGATGCTTTTGATCTGGAGATCCTTGAAGACACTAGCAT AGGCAATGTGGTGCCCCGTGAAGAGATAACACTTAAAG ATGGTACATCAGAAAATCTTGTAGTTGGGCAATACGCTTTAGACATG TATTGTTGTGACAAAATTGCTACTTCTCAGAGTACTTGCTCTGCTAGCTACAATCTGGTGGAAGA AATTCTTTCGTCTTGCCTGATGAACATTAATATGGACTTAGGAACATCACATAATCTTAATCGCTCAAAGACGAGCATGGAGAAGCTTCAAGAAATTAGGTTCTCTGAGGAAGAATGTATGGATCTTGAGATGTTTTATGGAATTGAAGAACCTCATAATCCAGTTAATCCAAATGCTGAAGATAAAACTGATAAAGAGAAGATAAAGGACCCAAAAATATCTGCATCTGAGGATGGAATGCATGGAGAAGCAAGCATAGAAAAGTTTCGAGACAGTAGTTTCAATCAAGAAAGGTTTGGGGGAGAACCTCCTTATCATATTGAACCCTATAGTCAAGATCCCAAAATTGGTCAAGAGCAGATGAAGGTCTCAGAATTTGCACCACTGGGCAATGAAATGTACCAGATTGTTAGAGGGGACCATAATTCAAACAATTCACTGGCTGAAGTGGAGAAGCTTCAAGATTATACACATGCTTCTGAGGAGTGCATGGGCCATGCTATGTTTTCTGGTACCGAGGAACCTCAAGAACTAGTTAGACTTGGACCATTTGATGAAGAGAATCATGATGATGGAGAACAAATGTTCCTTGAAATGGCAAATAGAGAATGTCAGACAATAATGGAAGACCGTCCATTGTCCATTGCACTTGATGGGACGCCTAAATCTAAAGTTCCAGATTCTTTAG ATGCTACCACACCGCAATTCATGGTTATTCCTACACCAACTACCAAAGAGCGTGCTCGAGTTTCTAGGAAAAGGAAATGTGTCATTGATGATATTATAGTGCTCCCTAATGA GGTAGTTAGGAAAAGCATACATGATGCCAGCGACTTGGTTTCTAAACGAAGGAAGGTTCCTCATACTCCACTTGCTGCCTGGAAAGCTTGTGGAAATAGAAATATCTCCCGTTGTTTCTTGGGGCCTTTAGTGCCTTGTAAGTTTGCTATCGCTAATGACTTTGTTctttggtttttatttcttCTGCAATCTTTACTAACCATACTTTCAGTAGTTGTTTCCTTGGAGATTAGATCCCTCTTCTGTGAAAAGAAACTAAAGGTTATAGAATCTGCTCAAACTGTGGGTCCTCCAGAAAAGTTAGACATTCCAGAGTCTCTAAATGTTGGTGGATCTGAGCAAATATCAATTGCTCCAGAAACACCTGTTCAGCACTCCACATCAATGAGAACATTTAAGAGCCCAGGAAGCCCTGAAGCTCTTGAATTTGATGGAGAAAGACATGCGGCATTTGAAATTGTGGAGAAAGAGCAATCTCTTTGCAGGGATCCACAATTTGATCTTAATCTATATGAG GAGATAGATTCATGTTTAGAAGATAACCCGGAAATGC ATGGATGTTCAGGGAGAACCAG AATTGTGGCAAGGTATTTGCATAGAAGTTTTCTAAAccaaaagaaacaaagagagaAGGAGGTGGTGAACTTGTTGCCAACTGTGGAAGgaagaaacaagaaagaaagtgCAAGATTATTCTATGAGATACTG GTTTTGAAAACAGAAGGGTATGTGGACGTGAAGCAAGATGATAGTTATGGTGACATTTTGGTCTGGAAACTTCCCAGATGGGACCAAATTTGTGGAGATGATGATCAATAG